Proteins encoded together in one Bombiscardovia nodaiensis window:
- a CDS encoding cell division protein Fic, translating to MHARLARRRLEADSAFRTGIVTGLGELFTALPRFLSLQLQGVELAERRLALMWAAMPGVAREEYCQRAISGELLATNAIEGVSSTRQETDLAVRSARESQGGQGKSAQGKSVRGKLARGKQVRFGETARLYWALSQGEVDVPRSLLDIRRMYDAVVGGEIAPADQPDGELFRSHDVSIQGPRGSEHRGVSGELRIGQALTQMMDMVANPGIPGLLAALMAHFVFEYVHPFYDGNGRTGRYLLALYLADDLTLPTVLSLSRAIADHKSEYDKAFRQAENKLNCGELTFFVSTILGFISQAQAELMARFEEQEGQQSKAQEACQQAKAQTNLSKPAASLLEALMEEHVLGTQEGMTLDAAAQRLDLGKQSARAYMSQLVDAGLAQYATRRPLSLTVSPTLAHQVEEA from the coding sequence GTGCATGCGCGCTTGGCTCGCAGGCGGCTGGAGGCGGATTCGGCTTTTCGCACGGGGATTGTTACAGGTTTGGGGGAGCTGTTTACGGCTCTGCCTCGGTTTTTGAGTTTGCAATTGCAAGGGGTGGAACTGGCTGAGCGGCGGCTGGCGCTGATGTGGGCTGCTATGCCTGGGGTTGCGCGGGAGGAGTACTGTCAGCGAGCTATTTCGGGGGAGCTGCTGGCTACCAATGCTATAGAGGGGGTCAGCAGTACCCGCCAGGAGACTGATTTGGCGGTGCGGTCAGCCCGGGAGAGTCAGGGCGGGCAGGGGAAATCAGCGCAAGGGAAGTCGGTGCGAGGAAAGCTAGCGCGGGGAAAGCAGGTGCGCTTTGGAGAAACTGCTCGGCTTTACTGGGCCCTGAGCCAGGGGGAGGTTGATGTGCCTCGGTCCTTGCTGGACATTCGCCGGATGTATGACGCGGTCGTGGGTGGGGAGATTGCGCCTGCTGATCAGCCGGACGGGGAGCTCTTTCGCTCTCACGATGTCAGCATTCAAGGGCCTCGCGGGTCGGAGCATAGGGGGGTGAGCGGGGAGCTGCGGATAGGTCAGGCCCTGACGCAGATGATGGACATGGTTGCTAACCCTGGCATTCCGGGCCTGTTGGCTGCTCTCATGGCTCACTTTGTCTTTGAATACGTTCACCCCTTTTACGATGGTAACGGGCGGACTGGGCGATACCTCTTGGCTCTTTACTTGGCAGATGACCTGACTCTGCCAACCGTTTTGAGCCTGTCGCGCGCGATAGCTGACCACAAGAGCGAGTACGACAAGGCTTTCCGGCAGGCGGAAAACAAGCTCAACTGTGGGGAGCTGACCTTCTTTGTGAGTACCATCTTGGGCTTTATCTCCCAAGCGCAGGCCGAGCTGATGGCGCGCTTTGAGGAGCAAGAGGGGCAGCAGAGCAAGGCTCAGGAGGCCTGCCAGCAGGCCAAAGCCCAGACCAACCTATCCAAGCCAGCCGCCTCCCTGCTAGAGGCCCTGATGGAAGAGCATGTGCTGGGTACGCAGGAGGGCATGACCCTAGATGCCGCAGCCCAGCGCTTAGACCTAGGCAAGCAGAGCGCCCGAGCCTACATGTCCCAGCTGGTAGATGCCGGTCTGGCCCAATACGCCACCCGCCGCCCCCTCAGCCTCACCGTCTCCCCAACCCTAGCCCACCAAGTAGAGGAGGCCTAA